A single window of Populus nigra chromosome 17, ddPopNigr1.1, whole genome shotgun sequence DNA harbors:
- the LOC133676587 gene encoding BAHD acyltransferase DCR-like yields MPSSSNTTIVSRCTIYPDQKSSTIKALKLSVSDLPMLSCQYIQKGVLLTYPPYSINDLIKFLKRSLSVALSHFPALAGRLQTDSTGHVHIVCNDAGVDFIQAKARHLSIHTILSPTHVPECFKGFFAMDKTVSYSGHSKPLVAVQVTELKDGIFIGCTVNHAVTDGTSFWNFFNTFAEICKGSKKISKSPDFSRNTMLDSPAVLKFPPGGPKVTFSGDEPLRERIFRFSRDAILKLKLRANNSNFRSNSAEIFGKQSNDSWKIVNGESNGKVDPLFLKNNETAEISSFQSLCAQLWRSVTRARKLSPSKMTTFRMAVNCRHRLEPRLDPYYFGNAIQSIPTVALAGKLLSKDLSFGADLLHKNVVAHGDGTVRKGIANWEKEPRLFPLGNLDGASITMGSSPRFPMYDNDFGWGRPLAVRSGRANKFDGKISAFPGRDGNGSVDLEVVLSPDTMTGLENDDEFMQYVSEIV; encoded by the coding sequence atgccTTCTTCTTCCAACACCACTATCGTCTCAAGATGTACTATCTACCCAGACCAAAAATCCTCAACCATCAAAGCCCTAAAGCTCTCAGTCTCAGACCTCCCCATGCTCTCTTGTCAATACATCCAGAAGGGTGTCCTCCTCACGTATCCACCATACTCCATTAATGACCTTATCAAATTCCTCAAACGCTCCCTCTCCGTCGCTCTTTCTCACTTCCCTGCTCTTGCTGGCCGCCTCCAAACTGACTCTACTGGCCATGTCCATATTGTATGCAACGATGCAGGCGTTGATTTCATCCAAGCCAAAGCAAGACACCTCTCCATCCACACCATTCTTTCTCCAACCCACGTCCCTGAATGCTTCAAAGGGTTCTTCGCAATGGACAAGACCGTTAGTTATTCGGGTCATTCTAAACCTCTGGTGGCAGTTCAGGTCACTGAACTGAAAGACGGCATATTCATTGGGTGCACTGTAAATCATGCTGTCACTGATGGCACTTCATTCTGGAACTTCTTCAATACCTTCGCTGAAATCTGCAAAGGatctaaaaaaatctctaaatcTCCAGACTTTTCCCGCAACACCATGCTTGACTCACCGGCGGTGCTTAAATTCCCCCCCGGTGGACCTAAGGTGACATTTTCTGGCGACGAGCCATTGCGGGAGAGAATTTTCCGTTTTAGCAGAGATGCGATTCTCAAGCTCAAGTTGAGAGCTAACAACAGTAATTTTAGGTCCAATTCGGCAGAGATTTTCGGAAAGCAAAGTAACGACAGTTGGAAAATCGTTAACGGAGAAAGTAACGGCAAAGTAGATCCACTTTTCTTAAAGAACAACGAAACGGCAGAGATTTCATCGTTTCAGTCCCTTTGCGCGCAGCTGTGGAGATCCGTGACACGTGCGAGGAAATTATCGCCCTCCAAAATGACGACGTTTCGTATGGCTGTGAATTGCCGCCACCGGCTGGAGCCGCGGTTGGACCCGTATTACTTTGGCAACGCGATTCAGAGCATCCCAACCGTTGCTTTGGCTGGAAAGCTTTTatctaaggatctgagctttggAGCTGATTTGCTGCACAAAAACGTCGTCGCCCATGGTGATGGTACGGTGCGGAAAGGTATAGCAAATTGGGAAAAGGAACCGCGGTTATTTCCTTTGGGGAATCTTGATGGTGCATCAATCACCATGGGAAGTTCTCCAAGATTCCCTATGTATGATAACGATTTTGGGTGGGGCCGACCTTTGGCTGTGAGGAGTGGTAGGGCCAATAAATTTGATGGGAAGATATCAGCTTTTCCTGGAAGAGATGGAAATGGGAGCGTTGATCTTGAGGTTGTTTTGTCACCTGACACAATGACTGGTCTTGAAAACGATGATGAGTTTATGCAATATGTTTCAGAAATTGTGTGA